Proteins from one Phycisphaeraceae bacterium genomic window:
- the purE gene encoding 5-(carboxyamino)imidazole ribonucleotide mutase — MVPSPAPIVGIIMGSQSDWETMRHAAEVLTELQVPHETRVVSAHRTPDLLFEYASEAAGRGLRVIIAGAGGAAHLPGMCASKTHLPVLGVPVESRALRGLDSLLSIAQMPAGIPVATLAVGHAGAANAALLAAAILALDDAPLRSRLVARRTAQTERVLAHPDPSKGPTR, encoded by the coding sequence ATGGTTCCTTCGCCTGCGCCGATCGTCGGGATCATCATGGGTAGCCAGAGCGACTGGGAGACGATGCGCCATGCCGCCGAGGTGCTCACCGAGTTGCAGGTGCCGCATGAGACGCGCGTGGTCAGTGCGCATCGCACGCCTGATCTTCTCTTTGAGTACGCCTCCGAGGCGGCGGGCCGCGGGCTGCGCGTGATCATCGCCGGCGCCGGTGGCGCAGCGCACCTGCCCGGCATGTGCGCGAGCAAGACGCACCTGCCAGTGCTGGGCGTGCCGGTTGAGAGCCGAGCGTTGCGCGGGCTCGACTCGCTCCTCTCGATCGCGCAGATGCCCGCGGGAATCCCCGTGGCGACCCTCGCGGTCGGACATGCGGGCGCGGCCAACGCGGCTCTTCTGGCGGCGGCCATTCTGGCGCTCGACGACGCTCCGCTGCGAAGTCGGCTGGTGGCTCGACGCACGGCGCAGACCGAGCGTGTACTCGCGCATCCCGATCCGTCGAAGGGACCCACGCGGTGA
- a CDS encoding 5-(carboxyamino)imidazole ribonucleotide synthase, whose translation MTIGVLGGGQLGRMLALAGTPLGFRFRFLDPDAGCPASAVGEVIAGAYDDPQALDRFAKGVDLVTFEFENVPAETVRRLSSRVAIAPGAESLATGQDRAHEKRFFAQCGLPVAPWAEVHDAASLMAAVDSVGVPAVLKARRLGYDGKGQCVIKRREDAPSAFDALGRVPCTLEAFVPFSRELSVIAVRGRDGSFLHWPISENVHRHGILHTTLAPAEVEPAMERAIAEYARTVMHSLDHVGVLAIEFFDDHGRLLVNEMAPRVHNSGHWTIDGAVTSQFENHLRAIAGLPLGSTAPRGVSAMLNLIGSTPPLEALASESDLKIHLYAKAPRAGRKVGHLTTVAPSREVARERLRRLEGRFAPESIAAAASSA comes from the coding sequence TTGACGATCGGCGTGCTGGGCGGCGGCCAACTCGGGCGCATGCTGGCACTTGCCGGAACGCCGCTGGGTTTCCGCTTTCGATTTCTCGACCCCGATGCCGGGTGCCCGGCAAGCGCCGTCGGCGAGGTGATTGCTGGCGCCTACGACGACCCGCAGGCACTCGACCGCTTTGCGAAGGGCGTGGACCTGGTCACCTTTGAATTTGAGAATGTGCCCGCCGAGACGGTCCGGCGACTCTCGTCGCGCGTGGCGATCGCTCCAGGCGCGGAGTCGCTCGCGACGGGTCAGGATCGGGCGCATGAGAAGCGCTTCTTCGCGCAGTGCGGTCTGCCCGTCGCCCCGTGGGCCGAGGTGCATGATGCCGCCTCGTTGATGGCGGCGGTCGACTCGGTTGGAGTGCCCGCTGTGCTCAAGGCTCGGCGACTCGGTTACGACGGGAAGGGCCAGTGCGTGATCAAGCGACGCGAGGACGCGCCATCCGCGTTTGACGCGCTTGGCCGCGTGCCGTGCACGCTCGAAGCGTTCGTGCCCTTCTCGCGCGAGCTCTCGGTGATCGCTGTGCGAGGCCGCGACGGTTCGTTCCTCCACTGGCCGATCTCGGAGAATGTGCATCGACATGGCATTCTGCACACCACGCTGGCACCCGCCGAAGTGGAGCCGGCGATGGAGCGCGCCATCGCGGAGTACGCCCGGACTGTCATGCATTCGCTCGATCATGTCGGCGTGCTCGCAATCGAGTTCTTCGACGATCATGGCCGCCTGCTCGTGAACGAGATGGCGCCCCGCGTCCACAACAGCGGCCACTGGACGATCGACGGCGCCGTGACCAGCCAGTTCGAGAATCACCTCCGCGCGATCGCCGGGCTGCCGCTTGGCTCAACGGCGCCGCGCGGTGTGTCGGCGATGCTCAACCTGATCGGCTCCACACCACCGCTTGAGGCGCTCGCATCCGAGAGCGACTTGAAGATCCACCTCTACGCCAAGGCCCCGCGCGCGGGCCGCAAGGTGGGTCACTTGACGACCGTCGCGCCGAGTCGGGAAGTGGCGCGGGAGCGCTTGCGTCGCCTCGAAGGGCGCTTCGCTCCCGAGTCGATCGCCGCGGCGGCGTCCTCCGCCTGA
- a CDS encoding site-specific DNA-methyltransferase encodes MSSNTSWRVDQGDAIELLRREPAGSVDLVYMDPPFATGRILRGREASDRFDDRWPDRGAYFTFMRSLLHEAHRVLKSTGSVMVHCDWRTCHHLWIELEACFGAEHAVNHLIWTYGLGGSGPRSFARKHDDILFFAKSSAYWFDAPRVPSRSRRMAGTPKKATDVLDIPSLNNMALERTGWPSQKPLELLRVLIGAACPSGGAVLDPCCGSGTALVAAVELGRRAIGFDRSLRAVAIATRRLRATSAPQAEDAAAAIDSGAKRPSRRRKRSRATSRLGATVVK; translated from the coding sequence GTGAGCTCGAACACCTCCTGGCGAGTTGATCAGGGCGATGCCATCGAACTCCTGCGGCGAGAGCCTGCGGGGAGCGTGGACTTGGTGTACATGGACCCGCCTTTCGCCACCGGGCGCATCCTGCGCGGCCGCGAGGCGAGCGATCGCTTCGATGACCGCTGGCCTGATCGCGGCGCCTACTTCACCTTCATGCGGTCGCTGCTGCATGAAGCGCATCGCGTGCTGAAGTCCACCGGCAGCGTCATGGTCCATTGCGACTGGCGCACCTGTCACCACCTCTGGATCGAGCTCGAAGCGTGTTTCGGTGCCGAGCACGCCGTGAATCACCTCATCTGGACTTACGGTCTCGGCGGGTCGGGGCCCCGTTCGTTCGCCCGCAAGCACGACGACATTCTCTTCTTCGCGAAGAGCTCGGCGTATTGGTTTGACGCACCGCGCGTCCCAAGCCGAAGTCGCCGCATGGCAGGCACTCCGAAGAAGGCGACCGATGTGCTCGACATTCCCTCGCTCAACAACATGGCGCTCGAGCGCACCGGTTGGCCCTCGCAGAAGCCGCTCGAGCTGCTCCGCGTGCTGATCGGCGCCGCGTGCCCGAGCGGCGGTGCGGTCCTCGATCCATGCTGTGGCTCCGGCACCGCACTGGTCGCCGCAGTTGAACTGGGCCGCCGCGCGATCGGATTCGACCGATCGCTGCGCGCGGTGGCAATCGCCACGCGACGCCTTCGTGCAACCTCGGCGCCTCAGGCGGAGGACGCCGCCGCGGCGATCGACTCGGGAGCGAAGCGCCCTTCGAGGCGACGCAAGCGCTCCCGCGCCACTTCCCGACTCGGCGCGACGGTCGTCAAGTGA
- the xerC gene encoding tyrosine recombinase XerC, which translates to MHTNLPVVEKFLSYLTDERHFSPYTSRCYGLDLRQYTDFIAKESGLSWENSAEAAATRPMGGNASGKTLTERLLAADVEAIRRFLASLSEQGYSAATMARKIATLRSFHRWAERNGWIKSNPMVLIRTPKQAKRLPKAITVDQIEKLLAAPNDNELLGSRDRAILETLYSTGMRVSEVVGLNRGDLNAPGACVHIRGKGRRERVAPLGSHAVKALLNYTQMLDSELAAEGKSSAASDPLFVNKSGTRLSSRSVRRKVAKYLTEAGLDPDISPHTIRHSFATHLLDNGADLRSVQELLGHQSLSSTQVYTHLTSARMRQAYDKAHPRAEAS; encoded by the coding sequence ATGCACACCAATCTTCCCGTCGTCGAAAAGTTCCTCTCGTACCTCACCGACGAGCGCCACTTCAGCCCTTACACGAGCCGCTGCTATGGCCTCGACCTTCGGCAGTACACGGACTTCATTGCCAAGGAGAGCGGCCTCTCCTGGGAGAACTCCGCTGAAGCCGCCGCCACCCGTCCGATGGGGGGCAACGCGAGCGGAAAGACCCTGACCGAGCGCCTTCTCGCCGCCGATGTCGAGGCGATCCGTCGCTTCCTCGCGAGCCTCTCGGAGCAGGGCTACTCCGCAGCCACCATGGCGCGGAAAATCGCCACCCTTCGCTCCTTCCACCGATGGGCGGAGCGGAACGGCTGGATCAAGTCGAACCCGATGGTGCTCATTCGAACACCGAAGCAGGCGAAGCGCCTCCCCAAGGCGATCACGGTCGATCAGATCGAGAAGCTGCTGGCGGCACCTAACGACAACGAGCTGCTCGGCTCGCGCGACCGCGCGATCCTTGAGACGCTCTACTCGACCGGAATGCGCGTGAGCGAAGTGGTCGGACTCAATCGAGGCGATCTCAACGCCCCGGGTGCGTGCGTGCACATTCGAGGCAAGGGGCGTCGCGAGCGCGTCGCACCGCTGGGCAGCCACGCGGTGAAGGCCCTTCTCAACTACACCCAGATGCTCGACTCGGAGCTTGCCGCCGAGGGCAAGAGCTCGGCCGCCAGCGATCCTCTCTTCGTCAACAAGAGTGGCACGCGACTCTCAAGTCGCTCGGTGCGCCGCAAGGTGGCGAAGTACCTCACCGAGGCCGGACTCGACCCCGACATCAGCCCGCACACGATTCGGCACAGCTTCGCCACGCATCTGCTCGACAATGGCGCCGACCTGCGCAGCGTGCAGGAGCTTCTTGGCCATCAGTCGCTCTCGAGCACGCAGGTGTACACGCATCTGACGAGCGCCCGAATGCGGCAGGCCTATGACAAGGCCCATCCGCGAGCGGAAGCGAGCTGA
- a CDS encoding DEAD/DEAH box helicase has product MLVLHANWHADRLHLWMESLDAAREAIAAPPRQGGGVATTAVHPFAVAADRVRAALLDHGLSIEADPEPGTLALLLPHLGDELPAASDRLAAYLDQDLEGDLDLRLESTTVPALTLAPLAALRTLSDLHSFQGGERLVLGHELRFWMAVARFVVELVSDQRVVPTVTPVGEHGMVGAWRPWLHDSDMAERAAALAAGMPAIARAVEECDRADGAALLESAMGTLTDSIIREALIAEQYIEAIDGVDRTADPHAAWLASLLDRESRIDDPAGEGRLLRLSRQWLHQLDDPGEERSLRLLLELHEPESALADGGAEAVAWRLSFSLISMDSPPSVMPAEEIWHDASGRAGTRRAAAAEPLSEMLLTELGRVSRLYPKLEEALASGEPSGLDLETNEAYTFLREMMPLLEESGIKVLAPEWWGQPTSRLGARLLIESEDLPDEALRLTDAQASRFGLSSLVRYSWQIAVGDQPLTMEAFQSLTRSGAPLVRIAGRWVEIRREDLEGGLRFLRENPGGEVSLLDALRLAHGASSIGGDGTGRGGGLHVLGLDARGWVAEIFGPVDATDRLKSLPQPTRFQGQLRPYQLAGLSWMAFLDRFGLGACLADDMGLGKTIQLISLLQMERERAAEGERVGPTLIVAPMSVLGNWHRELTRFAPELVVHVHHGLDRPQGEDFERIAARTDVVITTYALVTRDRETLATIEWRRVALDEAQHIKNPPTKQTAAIRSLKARHRIALTGTPVENRLSELWSIMEFCAPGYLGAANDFQRRFAVPIERHRDRERAERLKQLVRPFILRRLKTDPKVITDLPSLVESRQHVPLTSEQATLYDAVVEDMLKRVDRAEGIRRRGLVLSALVKLKQICNHPAHYLREGIAAKDDADEIGSEGIAVDDEALAGGAAVPASPEASGRNASTPRSAADAPAAPVAPSEGHEAGNGLVTNGAVVRGALPMSARSGKSTRLVQMLDELLAAGDRALIFTQYRQMGHLLVSMIRRELDTEALFLHGGTPQGRRDQLVDRFQSGDPACPIFVLSLKAGGVGLNLTAANHVFHYDRWWNPAVENQATDRAFRIGQMRSVNVHKMISSGTLEERIDQMIEQKTELAAQIIGSGEAWLTELSTGQLRDLLSLRHGALEIGA; this is encoded by the coding sequence ATGCTCGTTCTCCACGCCAACTGGCACGCCGACCGCCTTCACCTCTGGATGGAATCGCTCGATGCGGCGAGAGAGGCCATCGCGGCGCCGCCGCGCCAGGGTGGCGGTGTAGCGACGACCGCCGTACACCCCTTCGCGGTGGCGGCTGATCGGGTGCGTGCCGCGCTCCTCGACCACGGCCTCTCGATCGAGGCGGATCCCGAACCCGGAACACTCGCTCTGCTCCTGCCTCACCTCGGCGACGAACTGCCGGCAGCCAGCGATCGGCTCGCCGCCTATCTCGATCAGGATCTCGAAGGCGACCTCGACCTGCGGCTTGAGTCGACGACTGTTCCCGCGCTCACGCTTGCACCGCTCGCCGCCCTGCGCACGCTTTCGGACCTTCACTCCTTTCAGGGCGGCGAACGCCTGGTGCTGGGTCATGAATTGCGCTTCTGGATGGCGGTCGCTCGATTCGTCGTGGAGCTTGTCAGCGATCAGCGCGTGGTCCCGACCGTGACGCCCGTCGGCGAACACGGCATGGTCGGCGCGTGGCGCCCGTGGCTGCACGACTCGGACATGGCGGAGCGAGCGGCGGCGCTGGCCGCGGGCATGCCAGCCATCGCGCGCGCGGTGGAAGAGTGTGATCGCGCCGACGGCGCGGCGTTGCTCGAGTCGGCGATGGGTACGCTCACCGACTCGATCATTCGCGAGGCGCTGATCGCAGAGCAGTACATCGAGGCGATTGACGGCGTGGACCGCACCGCCGATCCACACGCCGCGTGGCTCGCGTCGCTTCTCGATCGAGAATCGCGCATCGATGACCCCGCAGGCGAGGGCCGCCTGCTGCGGTTGTCGCGACAGTGGCTCCACCAACTCGATGACCCAGGGGAAGAGCGCTCCCTTCGCCTGCTGCTTGAACTGCATGAGCCGGAGTCGGCGCTCGCGGACGGCGGCGCCGAGGCGGTCGCGTGGCGACTCTCCTTCAGCCTGATCAGCATGGACTCTCCGCCGAGCGTGATGCCTGCGGAGGAGATCTGGCATGACGCAAGCGGCCGCGCCGGAACGCGCCGAGCGGCGGCGGCGGAACCACTCTCGGAGATGCTCCTCACCGAGCTCGGCCGCGTCAGCCGTCTCTATCCGAAACTCGAGGAGGCACTCGCCTCGGGCGAGCCGTCGGGCCTCGATCTCGAGACGAACGAGGCGTACACCTTCCTCAGGGAGATGATGCCGCTCCTCGAAGAGTCGGGGATCAAGGTCCTCGCACCCGAGTGGTGGGGCCAGCCCACAAGCCGACTCGGTGCGCGACTGCTCATCGAGAGTGAGGATCTTCCTGATGAGGCACTTCGGCTCACCGACGCGCAGGCGTCGCGCTTCGGACTGTCGAGCCTGGTGCGCTACTCGTGGCAGATCGCCGTGGGCGACCAGCCGCTCACCATGGAGGCCTTTCAGTCGCTCACGCGCAGTGGTGCGCCGCTGGTGCGCATCGCCGGGCGATGGGTGGAGATCCGGCGCGAGGATCTCGAAGGCGGCCTTCGTTTCCTGCGCGAGAACCCCGGCGGCGAAGTGTCGCTGCTCGATGCGCTGCGCTTGGCGCATGGCGCGAGCTCGATCGGCGGCGATGGCACCGGCCGCGGCGGAGGCCTGCATGTCCTCGGACTCGACGCTCGAGGTTGGGTCGCCGAAATCTTCGGTCCCGTCGATGCCACCGATCGCCTGAAATCGCTGCCTCAGCCCACGAGATTCCAAGGACAGCTCCGCCCCTACCAGCTCGCCGGGCTCTCGTGGATGGCGTTTCTCGATCGCTTCGGTCTTGGCGCCTGCCTCGCCGACGACATGGGTCTTGGCAAGACCATCCAGTTGATTTCGCTCTTGCAGATGGAGCGCGAGCGCGCGGCCGAGGGCGAGCGGGTGGGCCCGACCCTGATCGTGGCTCCGATGAGCGTGCTGGGCAACTGGCATCGCGAGCTGACGCGATTCGCGCCGGAACTGGTCGTGCATGTTCACCACGGTCTCGATCGGCCGCAGGGCGAAGACTTCGAGCGCATCGCGGCGAGAACCGATGTCGTCATCACCACCTACGCCCTCGTCACGCGCGACCGAGAGACGCTGGCGACCATCGAGTGGCGCCGCGTGGCGCTCGATGAGGCGCAGCACATCAAGAATCCGCCGACCAAGCAGACGGCCGCCATTCGAAGCTTGAAGGCCCGACATCGCATTGCGCTCACGGGTACGCCGGTCGAGAACAGGCTCAGCGAACTCTGGTCCATCATGGAGTTCTGCGCACCCGGCTATCTCGGTGCCGCCAACGATTTCCAGCGCCGCTTCGCGGTTCCCATCGAGCGCCACCGCGATCGAGAGCGAGCCGAGCGCCTGAAGCAGCTCGTGCGTCCCTTCATCCTGCGACGGCTCAAGACTGATCCGAAGGTCATCACCGATCTGCCGTCGCTGGTCGAGTCTCGCCAGCATGTGCCGCTCACCAGCGAGCAGGCGACGCTCTATGACGCGGTCGTCGAGGACATGCTCAAGCGCGTCGATCGCGCCGAGGGCATTCGCCGACGCGGGCTCGTCCTTTCGGCGCTCGTCAAGCTCAAGCAGATCTGCAATCACCCCGCCCATTACTTGCGCGAGGGGATCGCCGCCAAGGACGATGCCGATGAGATCGGGTCCGAAGGCATCGCCGTCGACGATGAGGCGCTTGCTGGTGGCGCAGCAGTCCCTGCCTCGCCGGAGGCCAGCGGGCGCAACGCTTCAACGCCACGCTCGGCTGCCGACGCGCCCGCAGCGCCTGTGGCGCCTTCAGAAGGCCACGAGGCCGGCAACGGGCTCGTGACGAATGGCGCCGTTGTCCGCGGTGCGCTGCCGATGAGCGCTAGGAGCGGCAAGAGCACGCGCCTCGTTCAGATGCTCGATGAACTGCTGGCGGCTGGCGACCGCGCGCTGATTTTCACGCAGTATCGCCAGATGGGCCACCTGCTCGTGTCGATGATCCGCCGCGAGCTCGACACCGAGGCGCTCTTCCTGCATGGCGGCACACCGCAGGGGCGCCGCGATCAGCTCGTCGATCGCTTCCAGTCGGGCGACCCCGCCTGTCCCATCTTTGTGCTCTCACTGAAGGCCGGCGGAGTGGGGCTCAACCTGACTGCGGCCAACCATGTCTTCCACTATGACCGCTGGTGGAACCCCGCCGTCGAGAATCAGGCGACCGATCGCGCGTTCCGCATCGGCCAGATGCGCAGCGTGAATGTCCACAAGATGATCTCCTCGGGCACGCTCGAGGAGCGCATCGACCAGATGATTGAGCAGAAGACTGAACTTGCGGCGCAGATCATCGGTTCGGGCGAGGCGTGGCTCACCGAGCTCTCCACCGGTCAATTGCGCGACCTCCTTTCGCTTCGCCACGGGGCATTGGAGATCGGCGCGTGA
- a CDS encoding inorganic pyrophosphatase, giving the protein MNAYQAFRPHPWHGLSAGPEPPSRVHAFVEITPFDLVKYEVDKASGYLRVDRPQRSSATPPTIYGFIPRTLCGRRVAALAGTTRSDGDPLDVCVLSERPIDRAEIILDVHVVGGLLMIDRDEADDKIVAVLREDAIWAQARDLSDLPPALVERLQHYFATYKLRPGEPPRTEIRAMYGRERALDVVRAALADYSDSWGGGSSYGGPSAVA; this is encoded by the coding sequence ATGAACGCCTACCAGGCCTTTCGACCTCATCCCTGGCATGGACTGTCCGCGGGCCCGGAGCCACCCTCGCGCGTGCATGCCTTTGTTGAGATCACGCCCTTCGATCTGGTGAAGTACGAAGTCGACAAGGCGAGCGGCTACCTGCGGGTCGATCGTCCGCAACGGTCGAGCGCCACTCCCCCCACCATCTATGGCTTCATTCCGCGCACCCTGTGTGGACGCAGGGTCGCGGCTCTCGCGGGAACCACGCGAAGTGACGGCGACCCCCTCGATGTCTGCGTGCTCTCAGAGCGTCCGATCGATCGCGCGGAAATCATCCTGGATGTCCATGTCGTCGGCGGGCTCCTGATGATCGATCGTGATGAAGCCGACGACAAGATCGTCGCGGTCCTGCGCGAGGACGCCATCTGGGCACAGGCGCGCGATCTCTCCGATCTTCCGCCGGCCCTGGTGGAGCGCTTGCAGCACTACTTCGCCACCTACAAGCTGCGGCCGGGAGAGCCGCCGCGCACGGAGATCCGCGCGATGTATGGCCGTGAGCGGGCACTCGATGTCGTCCGCGCCGCGCTCGCGGACTACTCCGACTCCTGGGGCGGCGGATCGTCCTACGGCGGTCCCTCCGCCGTCGCGTGA